In Xenopus tropicalis strain Nigerian chromosome 5, UCB_Xtro_10.0, whole genome shotgun sequence, one genomic interval encodes:
- the LOC101734088 gene encoding uncharacterized protein LOC101734088, with product MSERSIKTRSRVSHSSRLSNRSQVSDAALLRAEAAAALAQLTFTGKETELKLEKTRLEASIEILNLHKTVAIANAKADALDAALDTTEQASQKFTMQPDVKPETAMQRTKEYVLKHSQEYSPSMPSLEKLSEYRDSDVIPSSEQNHSIPLQNIPLKCDYISPPDGALLQEQKDFKQLYPANVKTPAARDYNDIQWTLPVTNKYSYPPVTRPRVPDRDSHSPEGSYQHTPDVKPALPIKPDSNQLTGDQQMSDLVRFMARREMITSGLVQFDEKPENYRAWKVSFKNAIEDLHLSYKEETDLLVKWLGPESSRQVKGIRAVYVNDSCKGLQMSWQRLNEEYGAPEKIEKSLWDRIDNFGNIFERDCRKKLREFSDLVIELLAAKNEGCFLGLENLDSARGIEDLVKKLPDSLKRKWASHGTKYKEIHNVLFPPFSYFVQFISQQAKMYNDPGFAQTFQTFGDNKPEKYRYKNTPQRSSIRVHKTEVSQATGNSSAFTDAKTMDLTKGCPIHHKPHPLYKCRGFRSKSLDERKTLLKQNNICYRCCASNAHLAKDCDKPVSCTECNSDRHVSALHPGPAPWSVRPPEGSDHGGEGKDNGAEATVTTTCTEVCGGDLRDRSCSKICLVSVYPTGQKNRAIKLYAILDDQSNRSLVRSEFFEIFGSKGQQFPYSLRTCAGVINTSGRRAQGFELQSLDGKTTISLPTLIECNEIPNDRTEIPTPEVALHHNHLKSLASEIPKLDPSASILMLLGRDIIRVHKVRQQINGPHNAPYAHRLDTGWVIVGNVCLKGVHRPDLVHCLYTRTSEESCRSLFPPCPYFYNVRENYDMNVCVTMQSSVSTYKSSCKEFEDHVSHSIFQRTTEDETVAPSLEDLAFMKTMNEGFYRAEDSSWVAPLPFKPQRKQLPNNKEQVLQRFRSLQRSFKVKPDMRQHFFEFMGKVIQNGHAEIAPPLNPREECWYLSLFGVYHPKKPQQIRVVFDSSAQCCGVSLNDILLKGPDLNNNLLGVLLRFRKDTIAFMADIQQMFYCFLVRPEDRNYLRFFWHKDNDPAQDIIEWRMKVHIFGNRPSPAVAIYGLKQAACQEEKEFGADAKRFVKKDFYVDDGLKSVPTAAEAIDLLNRTRKMLACSNLRLHKIASNSSDVMAAFSSEDHATDLKDLNFNDDDLPMQRSLGICWDLKSDSLTFQVSSEKRPFTRRGVLSTINSLYDPLGIAAPVTIQGKALLRDLTSETQDWDAPLPEGKRLSWEDWKESLHQLKHIQVTRPYVSVSCSNANYKELCVFSDASTQAIAAVAYLKAIDSESQVHIGFVLGKAKLAPCPELTVPRLELCAAVLAVDIAEFITK from the coding sequence ATGTCTGAACGATCAATCAAAACCAGATCTAGGGTGTCACATTCATCCAGACTCTCAAACCGCTCCCAGGTATCTGACGCTGCGCTTCTCCGCGCAGAAGCTGCCGCTGCACTAGCTCAACTCACATTTACTGGGAAGGAAACAGAGCTAAAATTAGAGAAGACACGCTTAGAAGCTTCAATAGAGATTCTTAACTTACATAAGACGGTGGCAATCGCAAATGCCAAAGCAGATGCATTAGATGCAGCTCTTGACACTACAGAACAAGCAAGTCAGAAATTCACTATGCAGCCTGATGTAAAACCAGAAACTGCTATGCAACGTACCAAAGAATATGTGCTGAAACATTCACAGGAGTACAGTCCATCAATGCCAAGCCTAGAAAAGCTTAGTGAGTACAGAGACAGTGATGTTATCCCATCATCTGAGCAAAATCATAGTATACCTCTCCAGAACATTCCCTTAAAATGTGACTACATCTCACCACCAGATGGTGCTCTGTTACAAGAACAAAAGGATTTCAAACAATTGTATCCTGCTAATGTGAAAACTCCTGCAGCCAGAGATTATAATGACATTCAGTGGACTTTACCTGTTACTAATAAATACAGCTATCCTCCTGTTACACGACCAAGGGTTCCTGATAGAGACAGTCATTCTCCAGAGGGATCATACCAGCACACACCAGATGTGAAGCCAGCGCTCCCTATTAAGCCTGATTCAAACCAACTCACTGGCGATCAACAGATGTCAGACTTAGTGAGATTTATGGCACGCAGAGAAATGATAACATCAGGTCTTGTTCAGTTTGACGAGAAACCAGAAAACTACAGGGCTTGGAAGGTGTCATTTAAAAATGCTATAGAAGACCTTCACCTTTCATACAAAGAAGAAACAGATCTCCTAGTGAAGTGGCTAGGTCCAGAGTCCAGCAGACAAGTGAAAGGCATTCGGGCAGTATATGTCAATGATTCTTGTAAAGGACTACAGATGTCATGGCAAAGGTTGAACGAAGAGTATGGAGCTCCAGAGAAGATAGAAAAATCCCTGTGGGACAGGATTGACAACTTTGGGAATATCTTTGAAAGAGATTGCAGAAAGAAACTTAGAGAATTCAGTGATCTGGTAATAGAACTGTTGGCAGCAAAAAATGAAGGATGCTTTCTAGGACTAGAAAATCTTGATTCCGCTAGAGGAATAGAAGACCTTGTGAAAAAGCTGCCAGATTCTCTAAAAAGGAAATGGGCATCACATGGGACAAAGTACAAGGAAATACATAATGTACTATTCCCGCCATTCTCTTATTTCGTGCAATTTATCTCTCAACAAGCAAAGATGTACAATGACCCAGGTTTTGCTCAGACGTTCCAGACCTTTGGTGACAACAAGCCAGAGAAATACCGCTACAAGAACACCCCTCAGAGAAGCTCCATCAGGGTGCACAAGACTGAAGTATCTCAAGCTACAGGAAACTCTTCTGCTTTCACTGATGCTAAGACCATGGACTTAACAAAAGGATGTCCGATTCACCACAAACCTCATCCTCTGTACAAATGCCGAGGCTTCAGAAGTAAGTCCCTTGATGAGAGAAAGACTCtcttaaaacaaaacaacatttgtTACCGTTGCTGTGCCTCAAATGCACACCTTGCGAAAGACTGTGACAAACCAGTTAGCTGCACAGAGTGCAACAGTGACAGACACGTGTCTGCTCTTCATCCTGGTCCTGCACCATGGTCAGTCAGGCCGCCAGAAGGGAGTGATCATGGCGGGGAGGGAAAGGACAACGGTGCAGAGGCTACAGTAACTACAACATGTACCGAAGTGTGTGGAGGAGACCTTCGAGACAGATCATGCTCTAAAATCTGTTTAGTAAGTGTCTATCCTACAGGACAAAAGAACAGAGCAATCAAACTTTATGCTATTCTAGATGACCAAAGTAATAGGTCCCTGGTCAGGTCAGAGTTCTTTGAAATCTTCGGGTCAAAAGGCCAGCAGTTTCCATATTCTCTCAGAACCTGTGCAGGGGTGATTAACACTTCAGGAAGAAGAGCGCAAGGGTTTGAACTACAGTCTCTTGATGGCAAAACCACAATCTCATTACCCACACTCATTGAATGTAATGAGATACCGAACGACCGGACGGAGATCCCAACCCCTGAGGTGGCTCTTCATCACAATCATCTAAAGTCACTTGCTAGTGAGATACCCAAACTTGATCCATCAGCATCTATCCTTATGCTGTTAGGAAGAGACATAATTAGGGTCCATAAAGTGAGGCAACAGATCAACGGACCACATAACGCTCCTTATGCACACAGATTAGACACAGGATGGGTCATAGTGGGCAATGTATGCCTGAAAGGAGTCCATAGACCAGACTTAGTACACTGTCTTTACACCAGAACCTCAGAAGAGAGCTGCAGATCCCTCTTTCCACCTTGTCCATACTTCTACAATGTAAGGGAAAACTATGACATGAATGTATGTGTAACCATGCAATCCTCAGTGTCTACGTACAAATCCTCTTGCAAAGAGTTTGAGGATCATGTAAGCCACAGTATCTTTCAGAGAACAACAGAAGATGAGACGGTTGCTCCTTCTCTGGAAGATCTAGCCTTTATGAAAACAATGAACGAGGGTTTCTACAGAGCAGAAGACAGTAGTTGGGTAGCTCCTTTACCCTTCAAACCACAAAGAAAGCAGCTACCAAATAACAAAGAACAAGTCTTGCAACGTTTCAGGTCCTTACAGAGGTCTTTTAAAGTAAAACCTGACATGAGACAGCATTTCTTTGAATTTATGGGAAAGGTAATCCAAAATGGCCACGCAGAGATAGCGCCACCTCTCAATCCAAGAGAAGAGTGTTGGTATCTGTCTCTCTTTGGAGTCTACCACCCCAAGAAACCCCAACAGATTAGAGTTGTCTTTGATTCAAGTGCACAGTGTTGTGGGGTATCCCTGAATGACATTCTGTTGAAAGGCCCAGACCTAAATAATAACCTCCTTGGTGTGTTGTTACGCTTTCGCAAGGACACCATTGCATTCATGGCTGATATCCAACAGATGTTCTACTGTTTTCTAGTTAGACCTGAAGACAGAAATTACTTAAGGTTCTTCTGGCACAAAGACAACGACCCTGCACAAGACATCATAGAATGGAGAATGAAAGTACATATCTTTGGTAACAGACCTTCTCCAGCAGTGGCCATATATGGTCTTAAACAAGCAGCTTGTCAGGAAGAAAAGGAGTTTGGTGCAGACGCtaaaagatttgtaaaaaaaGACTTTTACGTGGATGATGGTCTgaagtcagtacccactgcagcTGAAGCCATTGACCTCTTGAACAGAACCAGGAAAATGCTAGCATGTTCAAATCTCCGCTTACATAAGATAGCATCAAATAGCAGTGATGTAATGGCTGCTTTTTCTTCTGAAGATCACGCAACAGACTTAAAAGATCTCAATTTCAATGATGATGATTTACCCATGCAAAGAAGCTTAGGCATCTGCTGGGATCTTAAAAGCGATTCCCTGACCTTCCAGGTGTCATCAGAGAAAAGACCCTTCACACGAAGAGGAGTCCTCTCTACAATAAACAGTTTGTATGACCCTTTGGGGATAGCTGCACCAGTAACCATTCAAGGGAAAGCTCTTCTTCGTGATCTCACCTCGGAGACTCAAGATTGGGATGCACCCCTACCTGAAGGTAAGAGACTGTCATGGGAAGATTGGAAAGAGTCCCTTCACCAGTTGAAGCACATACAGGTAACTAGACCCTATGTATCCGTTTCTTGTTCAAATGCCAATTACAAAGAACTTTGTGTGTTTTCAGATGCCTCCACGCAAGCAATTGCAGCAGTGGCCTACTTAAAGGCGATAGATTCTGAAAGTCAGGTCCACATAGGTTTTGTGCTAGGAAAAGCTAAATTAGCTCCATGTCCGGAACTTACAGTCCCACGACTTGAACTCTGTGCAGCAGTCCTCGCAGTAGATATAGCTGAATTCATAACAAAATAA